The Rhodanobacteraceae bacterium genomic sequence AATTCCACGAGCGGCAGGCGCGGCGCGCCGAGGCAGAGGCCGAGTTCGGCCAGGCCGGCCTTGACCGGCATCGGGTTCGGCGCGCAGTTCAATGCATCCAGCAAGGGCTCGATGCCGGCCATGCCGCGCTCCGCGCCCTTGCGATCGCCGCCGCGCGCGGCATCGCAAATGGAACGGAACAGCTTGGGAACCAGATTGTTCACCACCGACACCACGCCTCCCGCGCCCGCCAGCATCGCTTCGGCGGCACTGCCATCGTCGCCGGACAGATAGACAAATCCCGGCCGCCGAAGTTGCGCGATCGCCCGGATGCGTTCAGGGGTGGCGACCGCCTCCTTGATCCCGGCGATGCCGGCCGTGTCGCGCAGGGCCGCGACGGTTTCCGGCAGCATGTCGCAGCCGGTGCGCGAGGGTACGTTGTACATCACGATCGGGATGTCGCAGCGGGTCGCGACCTCGGCGAAATGCCGGCGCAGGCCGTCCTGGGTCGGGCGCACGTAATAGGGCGTCACCACCAGCGCGGCGTCGGCGCCCAGTGCCTTGGCGCGGCGGGTCAGTGCGATCGTCTTCGAAGTCGCCGCTTCCCCGCTGCCCGCGATCACCGGCACGCGCCGCGCGACGCGTTCCACCGCGAACGCCAGCAGGCGCTCGTACTCGTGCTCGTCCAGCATATGCGCTTCGCCGGTGGAGCCGGCCACGACGATGCCCTGGGTGCCGCCATCGAGCTGATGATCGATCAGCCGCCCGAACGCGGACAGGTCGAGCGCGCCGTCCGCGGCGAACGGTGTCGCGATGGCGCAGATGCTCCCGGCAAGTTCCACGTGTGACGGCTCCGCCTCGATGCAAACGCCGCATCATAACGTGACACGCCATCCCGGACACCACTATTCTTGCCGTCTGTGAACGTCAAACCACTCGCCTCCGTGAACCGCCCCACCGCCCGTCCCGCCACCGACCACCAGTTGCTGATCCAGGCGGTCGCGCCCGCGCGGCAGTCGCCGCTGCTGGTGCTGTCGCGCCGGATCGCCGACGCCGGCTGCAACCTCGTCGAATCGCGGGTGGCGACCGTGGGCGCCGACGTCTCGGTGCTGCTGCTCGCCAAGGGCGCGTGGGACGCGATCGCCAAGCTCGAAAATGCATTGGGCCGGATCGGCCGCGACGACAACCTGCACCTGTTGAGCTACCGCACGCAGAGCAGCGACCAGCCCAGCCACCTGCTGCCCTACATGGTCGAGGTGATCGCGGCCGACAAGACCGGCGTGCTGGTCGAGTTGATCGATTTCTTCAACCGCCGCAAGATCAGCATCGAACAGATGTCGTCGATGCGCTACCAGGCCATGCAGACCGGCGCCGAGATGTTCCAGGCCCAGATCACCATCGGCATCCCGGCCGACACCCGCATCGCGGAATTGCGCGACGAGTTCATGGAACTGTGCGACGGACTCAACCTCGACGCCATCATGGACCCGGTGAAATTTTAAAGTGCAACCTTCCCTAGAGCGTCATCCCGGCGAAAGCCGGGATCCATTTTAATGACCAAAATCGGCAACAAGGTTCCCAAACTTTCCGGCATCACCCAATCGGGCGACAAGCTGGCGCTGTCCGACCTGCGCGGCCAGTGGCTGGTACTGTACTTCTATCCGAAGGACAACACCACCGGCTGCACCCGCGAGGCCGGCGACTTCCGAGACCTGTACACGAAGTTCAAGCGCCGCGGCGCGAACATCGTGGGCGTGTCGCGCGACAGCGCGCGCTCGCACCACGGCTTCAAGGAAAAACTCGGCCTGCCGTTCGCGCTGGTCGCCGACGCCGACGAAACCTGGTGCAAGGCCTTCGACGTGATCCGGATGAAGAAACTCTACGGCCGAGAATACCTGGGCGTCGACCGCAGCACTTTCCTGATCGATCCCGACGGCAAGCTGATCCAGGAATGGCGCGGCGTCAAGGTGCCCGGCCATGCGCAAGCCGTGCTCGACGCCATCCCCACATCCTGAGGCTCACGCACCTGTCCCGAGCAAAACACTTGGCCATGGATAAACACGAGTCTGCACGGATCAAGTCCGTGACAATCCGTGTCGATCCATGGCAAGCGCTCTTTCCTTTCGCCCCCACTTGCGAGGCCACGACTGAATGACCAAGAAGGTCGACGCCAAGCGCATGTACGCGCTTGACACCAACGTCCTGCTGCACGATCCGACCGCGCTGTTCCGCTTCGAGGAACACGACGTGTTCATCCCGATGACGGTGCTGGAGGAACTGGACGAGAAGAAATCCGGCGTCTCCGAAGTCGCCCGCAACGCGCGCCAGGCCAGCCGTTTCCTCAACGAGCTGATCGAGCGCAACAACAGCCACGGCATCGCCGACGGCGTCCCGCTCGCGCAACCCGACGGCGTCAGGCTGCGCAGCGGCGGCGCCAGCGGACGTCTTTACTTCCAGACCCGCAGCGGCAACGGCCAGGGCAAGGCCGACAACCGCATCCTCGCCGCGATCCTCGACCTGCGCGAACATCGCCCCGAGTCGGCGGTGGCCCTGGTGTCGAAAGACATCAACCTGCGCATCAAGGCGACCATCTTCGGGATCGCCGCCGAAGACTACGAGAACGATCGCGCGCTGGACGATTTCTCGCTGCTGTACACGGGTTCGGCCGAATTGCCCGCGGATTTCTGGGACCGGCATCCGGAATTGCGCTCATGGTCCGAGCGCGGGCACACGTTCTACGAATTGAAGCCGCGCGACGACGAGGCGTGGCAGCCCAACGAATGCCTGTACCTGCCGGGCGAAAACAGCGTGGAATTGCGCGTGCTGGCCTCCGAGGGCGACAAGACCCGGCTGGCCCTGTTGGGCGATTACACCGGCAGCGCGCATGGCGTGTGGGGCATCACCGCGCGCAATCGCGAACAGAATTTCGCGCTCAACATGCTGATGGATCCGGACATCGACTTCGTCACCTTGCTCGGCACCGCCGGCACCGGCAAGACCCTGCTGGCACTCGCGGCGGGACTCGCGCAGGTGATGGACCAGCAGCGCTACCGCGAAATCATCATGACCCGCGCCACGGTGTCTGTCGGCGAGGACATCGGCTTCCTGCCCGGCACCGAAGAGGAAAAGATGACGCCGTGGATGGGGGCGCTCACCGACAACCTCGAAGTGCTGGCCAATCCAGAAGACGGCGGCTCGTGGGGACGCCAAGCGACCAATGACCTGCTCGCCTCGCGCATCAAGATCCGCTCGCTCAACTTCATGCGCGGGCGCACCTTCCTGTCGCGCTACCTGATCATCGACGAGGCGCAGAACCTGACGCCCAAGCAGATGAAGACCCTGGTCACGCGCGCCGGCCCCGGCACCAAGATCGTCTGCCTCGGCAACGTCGAGCAGATCGACACGCCCTACCTCACCGAAACCACCTCCGGCCTCACCTACGCGGTCGATCGCTTCAAGCAGTGGCCGCACGCGGCGCACGTGACGCTGCGGCGGGGCGAGCGGTCAAGGTTGGCCGACTTCGCTTCGGAAGCACTCTAAGAACGGGAACCCGACAACAATCTTCGTCATTCCGGGGCTGCGCGTCGCGCAGGATGCGCAGAACCCGGAATCCATTTTGATTGTCGTTTTCTCAACAGCAAAATGGATCCCGGCTTGCGCCGGGATGACGACTTCGTTATGCGCTCCGCAAATCCCGAGTCCCAACTCCCCAGTCCCCGCTGCTGCCTCACCATCGCCGGCTCCGACTCCGGCGGCGGCGCGGGCATCCAGGCCGACCTCAAAACCTTCGCCGCGCTGGGCATGCACGGAACCAGCGCGATCACCGCACTGACGGCGCAGAACACCCGCGGCGTCACGGCGGTGCATTCGGTTCCAGCAAAACATCTGCGCGCCGAACTCGATGCGGTGTTCGATGACTTCGCCATCACCGCGGTCAAGACCGGGATGCTGGGCGATGCACGCACGGTGCGTTGCGTCGCGCGCGAACTCGCGCGACACAAGCCGCGCTGGCTTGTCGTCGATCCGGTGATGATCGCGACCAGCGGCGCACGTCTGCTGGACGCGGACGCGGTGTACGTATTGATCGACCAGTTGATTCCACTGGCCGACGTGCTGACGCCCAACCTGCCGGAAGCCGAAGCCCTGCTCGGCACGAAAATCCGCAACGCGCGCAACGCCGAACGCGCCGGCCACGCGTTGCGCGAAATGGGTGCGAAGGCCGTGCTGCTGAAAGGCGGCCACGGGCGCGAGCGAGAAGCCATCGACCGCTGGTTCGACGCACGCGACATGCTGGAGTTGCGCCACCCGCGCCTGCCAGGCCAATACCATGGCACCGGCTGCACATTGTCGTCCGCGCTCGCCGCCGAATTGGCCAAGGGCACGACGCCACGTATCGCCGCGCGCCGCGCGATCGCTTTCGTGCAACGCGCGATGCGTCGCGGTTTTCGCACCCGTCCGGATGGGCTCATTGTTTTGGTCCCGGAGCGTTGACCACAGCGCGATGCGTCTGCGTCCGGGTTTCACCGCTGCCGCAGCAACCTCGGGCCGTGCAAGTCAGCGTTGCTTGCCGCCGTTCACGGCATCGGGGACCGACACGTGCGCCGACGCGCCTGACTTCTGCGTCCAGGCATCGATGCCTTGCGGCGCCGGCAACGTGGTGAGGAACTCCGGATTGCGCCGCGCGTGCGTGGCCTGTTCATACGCATAACCCACTCCGATCAGGGTCGGCTCGCTCCACTTGCGGCCGAAGAACAGCATCCCGACCGGCAGCCCGTGCACGAAACCGGCGGGAACCGTGATGGATGGATAGCCGGCCACCGCCGCGGGGCCGTAGGCCGAAGGCAGGTCGGGATCGCCATTGACCAGATCGATGCGCCACGCAGGCCCCTGCGCCGGCGCCAGCAACGCGTCGAGGTGGTCCGCGTTCATGGCTGCATCGATGCCTTCCGGGCCGGCCAATCGCCGCAGCTTCGCCAGGGCGTCCTCATAAACCTTGTCGGTCAGTGGTCCCCTCGCTTCCGCTGCGATGAATGTTTCCTGCCCGAACCAAGGCATCTCTTCGGCCGCGTGGGCCGTGTCGAACGCGATCAGGTCGGCCAGCGAATGAACCTGCAAGCCCTTGCGTGTTGCGAGATAGGCGTTGACGCCGTGCTTGAACTCGTACTGCAGCACGATCGACTCGGCCTTGCCGTAATCGTTGAGGTGCGGAATCTTGACCTTGTCGACGACGGTCGCGCCGTGCGCACGCAGCACCGCGATGGCCTGGTCCAGCAGCTTCGCCACCTCCGGACCGTCATCGGACAATTCCCGCACCACGCCGATGCGCTTGCCCTTCAACGCGTCCGGGTCGAGAAACTTCGTGTAGTCGGTG encodes the following:
- a CDS encoding putative ATPase related to phosphate starvation-inducible protein PhoH is translated as MTKKVDAKRMYALDTNVLLHDPTALFRFEEHDVFIPMTVLEELDEKKSGVSEVARNARQASRFLNELIERNNSHGIADGVPLAQPDGVRLRSGGASGRLYFQTRSGNGQGKADNRILAAILDLREHRPESAVALVSKDINLRIKATIFGIAAEDYENDRALDDFSLLYTGSAELPADFWDRHPELRSWSERGHTFYELKPRDDEAWQPNECLYLPGENSVELRVLASEGDKTRLALLGDYTGSAHGVWGITARNREQNFALNMLMDPDIDFVTLLGTAGTGKTLLALAAGLAQVMDQQRYREIIMTRATVSVGEDIGFLPGTEEEKMTPWMGALTDNLEVLANPEDGGSWGRQATNDLLASRIKIRSLNFMRGRTFLSRYLIIDEAQNLTPKQMKTLVTRAGPGTKIVCLGNVEQIDTPYLTETTSGLTYAVDRFKQWPHAAHVTLRRGERSRLADFASEAL
- a CDS encoding Thiol peroxidase, Bcp-type, coding for MTKIGNKVPKLSGITQSGDKLALSDLRGQWLVLYFYPKDNTTGCTREAGDFRDLYTKFKRRGANIVGVSRDSARSHHGFKEKLGLPFALVADADETWCKAFDVIRMKKLYGREYLGVDRSTFLIDPDGKLIQEWRGVKVPGHAQAVLDAIPTS
- a CDS encoding Hydroxymethylpyrimidine phosphate kinase ThiD, whose product is MDPGLRRDDDFVMRSANPESQLPSPRCCLTIAGSDSGGGAGIQADLKTFAALGMHGTSAITALTAQNTRGVTAVHSVPAKHLRAELDAVFDDFAITAVKTGMLGDARTVRCVARELARHKPRWLVVDPVMIATSGARLLDADAVYVLIDQLIPLADVLTPNLPEAEALLGTKIRNARNAERAGHALREMGAKAVLLKGGHGREREAIDRWFDARDMLELRHPRLPGQYHGTGCTLSSALAAELAKGTTPRIAARRAIAFVQRAMRRGFRTRPDGLIVLVPER
- a CDS encoding 4-hydroxy-tetrahydrodipicolinate synthase, whose product is MELAGSICAIATPFAADGALDLSAFGRLIDHQLDGGTQGIVVAGSTGEAHMLDEHEYERLLAFAVERVARRVPVIAGSGEAATSKTIALTRRAKALGADAALVVTPYYVRPTQDGLRRHFAEVATRCDIPIVMYNVPSRTGCDMLPETVAALRDTAGIAGIKEAVATPERIRAIAQLRRPGFVYLSGDDGSAAEAMLAGAGGVVSVVNNLVPKLFRSICDAARGGDRKGAERGMAGIEPLLDALNCAPNPMPVKAGLAELGLCLGAPRLPLVELPAGPARARLRDILLPLAGAAAP
- a CDS encoding Glycine cleavage system transcriptional antiactivator GcvR; its protein translation is MNVKPLASVNRPTARPATDHQLLIQAVAPARQSPLLVLSRRIADAGCNLVESRVATVGADVSVLLLAKGAWDAIAKLENALGRIGRDDNLHLLSYRTQSSDQPSHLLPYMVEVIAADKTGVLVELIDFFNRRKISIEQMSSMRYQAMQTGAEMFQAQITIGIPADTRIAELRDEFMELCDGLNLDAIMDPVKF